In Camarhynchus parvulus chromosome 21, STF_HiC, whole genome shotgun sequence, a genomic segment contains:
- the LRRC38 gene encoding leucine-rich repeat-containing protein 38 isoform X2, with protein sequence MLPCFPPCLLPFAAFACLLLLPGAHLCPAVCSCMDYHTIDCRDQGLPSVPNPFPLDVRKLLIADNNIQAIPADFFIFYGDLVYLDFRNNSLTSLEEGTFSSSTKLVYLDLSYNNLTQLDAGIFRSAEKLIKLSLGNNNLVDVDEAAFENLDQLQVLELNDNNLQSLNVAALEALPSLRTIRLEGNPWVCDCDFANLFSWIQDNASKLQKGLHEIQCSLPVENRRIFLNELSEVSFSECKFSLSLTDLFIIIFSGVAVSIAAILSSFFLATLVHCFQRCAPSKDDDEDEDDSED encoded by the exons ATGTTGCCatgcttccctccctgcctcctgccttttgctgcctttgcctgcctgcttctcctgcctggggctcaTCTTTGCCCTGCTGTTTGTAGCTGTATGGACTACCACACCATAGACTGCCGGGATCAAGGACTCCCAAGTGTTCCCAATCCCTTCCCATTGGATGTACGGAAACTTCTGATAGCTGATAACAACATTCAGGCAATACCAGCtgatttctttatattttatggAGATCTGGTCTATTTGGACTTCAGGAATAACTCCCTCACCTCTTTAGAAGAGGGCACTTTTAGCAGTTCTACCAAACTGGTGTATTTAGACTTGAGCTACAATAATTTAACGCAGCTCGATGCTGGGATATTCAGATCAGCAGAGAAACTGATAAAACTGAGCCTCGGAAACAACAACCTGGTGGATGTGGACGAGGCTGCTTTTGAGAACCTGGACCAGCTCCAAGTGTTAGAATTGAACGACAATAACTTGCAGAGCCTGAACGTGGCAGCCCTGGAGGCTCTGCCCTCGCTGAGGACCATCCGCTTGGAGGGCAACCCCTGGGTGTGTGACTGTGACTTTGCCAACCTCTTCAGCTGGATCCAGGACAATGCATCCAAGCTGCAGAAAG GTCTCCATGAAATCCAGTGCTCCCTGCCCGTGGAGAACAGAAGGATCTTTCTGAACGAGTTATCTGAGGTCAGCTTCAGTGAATGCAAATTCAGTTTGTCATTGACAGACCttttcatcatcatcttctCTGGAGTGGCCGTGTCCATTGCTGCCATTCTCTCCAGCTTCTTCCTGGCCACCCTGGTGCACTGCTTCCAAAGGTGTGCTCCCAGCAAGGAcgatgatgaagatgaagatgacTCTGAGGACTGA
- the LRRC38 gene encoding leucine-rich repeat-containing protein 38 isoform X1 — MLPCFPPCLLPFAAFACLLLLPGAHLCPAVCSCMDYHTIDCRDQGLPSVPNPFPLDVRKLLIADNNIQAIPADFFIFYGDLVYLDFRNNSLTSLEEGTFSSSTKLVYLDLSYNNLTQLDAGIFRSAEKLIKLSLGNNNLVDVDEAAFENLDQLQVLELNDNNLQSLNVAALEALPSLRTIRLEGNPWVCDCDFANLFSWIQDNASKLQKGISVGVFPHIPVHVPVCLCIFSPCCPLLNGLHEIQCSLPVENRRIFLNELSEVSFSECKFSLSLTDLFIIIFSGVAVSIAAILSSFFLATLVHCFQRCAPSKDDDEDEDDSED; from the exons ATGTTGCCatgcttccctccctgcctcctgccttttgctgcctttgcctgcctgcttctcctgcctggggctcaTCTTTGCCCTGCTGTTTGTAGCTGTATGGACTACCACACCATAGACTGCCGGGATCAAGGACTCCCAAGTGTTCCCAATCCCTTCCCATTGGATGTACGGAAACTTCTGATAGCTGATAACAACATTCAGGCAATACCAGCtgatttctttatattttatggAGATCTGGTCTATTTGGACTTCAGGAATAACTCCCTCACCTCTTTAGAAGAGGGCACTTTTAGCAGTTCTACCAAACTGGTGTATTTAGACTTGAGCTACAATAATTTAACGCAGCTCGATGCTGGGATATTCAGATCAGCAGAGAAACTGATAAAACTGAGCCTCGGAAACAACAACCTGGTGGATGTGGACGAGGCTGCTTTTGAGAACCTGGACCAGCTCCAAGTGTTAGAATTGAACGACAATAACTTGCAGAGCCTGAACGTGGCAGCCCTGGAGGCTCTGCCCTCGCTGAGGACCATCCGCTTGGAGGGCAACCCCTGGGTGTGTGACTGTGACTTTGCCAACCTCTTCAGCTGGATCCAGGACAATGCATCCAAGCTGCAGAAAG GTATTTCTGTGGGTGTATTTCCACACATCCCAGTGCATGTCCCAGTGTGCCTTTGCATTTTCTCACCCTGCTGTCCACTGCTGAATG GTCTCCATGAAATCCAGTGCTCCCTGCCCGTGGAGAACAGAAGGATCTTTCTGAACGAGTTATCTGAGGTCAGCTTCAGTGAATGCAAATTCAGTTTGTCATTGACAGACCttttcatcatcatcttctCTGGAGTGGCCGTGTCCATTGCTGCCATTCTCTCCAGCTTCTTCCTGGCCACCCTGGTGCACTGCTTCCAAAGGTGTGCTCCCAGCAAGGAcgatgatgaagatgaagatgacTCTGAGGACTGA